A stretch of Megalobrama amblycephala isolate DHTTF-2021 linkage group LG14, ASM1881202v1, whole genome shotgun sequence DNA encodes these proteins:
- the LOC125245389 gene encoding leukotriene A-4 hydrolase-like, translating into MRLSVSSMYCLYQEPLPLSHVKKMQEVYQLNSVKNAEVRFRWLRVCVRAHWEEAVPLALKMATEQGRMKFTRPLFKEVYNFCKYSDEAVKTFKEHRGALHPVTAMLVAKDLKIDG; encoded by the exons ATGCGTCTGTCTGTTTCCTCCATGTATTGTCTGTATCAGGAGCCCCTTCCTCTGTCCCATGTGAAGAAGATGCAGGAGGTCTACCAGCTGAACAGTGTTAAAAATGCAGAGGTTCGCTTCAG GTGGTTGCGTGTCTGTGTGAGGGCACATTGGGAGGAAGCCGTTCCCCTGGCGCTGAAGATGGCTACCGAACAGGGCAGAATGAAATTCACTCGCCCGCTCTTTAA gGAAGTTTACAACTTCTGCAAGTACAGCGACGAGGCAGTGAAGACTTTTAAGGAGCACCGTGGAGCACTGCACCCTGTCACAGCGATGCTGGTGGCCAAAGATCTGAAAATTGATGGCTAA